A single window of Ctenopharyngodon idella isolate HZGC_01 chromosome 24, HZGC01, whole genome shotgun sequence DNA harbors:
- the LOC127507793 gene encoding major histocompatibility complex class I-related gene protein-like isoform X3 has translation MDRILFIITILLPAASPRGSHSLWMLITYINGETQFPKLSGTFMLDDITVGYYDYETRSYVARGNTTNEEDVVDPNHLNIISNYLIAHFIERSDYLRPINHTESHVVYQVMGLCEHLDNDKSGQMITKNAYRGSTIDELHFLDGRFKYHGSLNFTTQQIKPYLELSMWRHENIFYPACIKTLKNYLKKRGTQVNRKLKPRVRLIQKANSDSGGFRVSCLATGFYPRHINLTLFRDGQPVSVHEITGGDLLPNGDGTYQMRKSLEISADKHKYTCSATQFSLDNKLDIDLEFDPGEPFKSVILPVLIVLALMLVFGTGIVIYKCRRRPAASEESYETASTHKTQQEARQMSETSLN, from the exons gttCTCACTCTCTGTGGATGCTTATAACTTACATTAATGGAGAAACACAGTTTCCTAAATTAAGTGGCACATTTATGTTGGATGACATCACAGTAGGATATTATGATTATGAGACAAGAAGCTATGTGGCAAGAGGAAATACTACAAATGAAGAAGATGTAGTGGATCCAAATCACCTCAATATCATAAGTAATTATCTGATTGCTCATTTTATTGAAAGATCAGATTATCTGAGACCCATCAACCACACAGAAA GTCATGTAGTTTATCAGGTGATGGGTCTTTGTGAACATCTTGACAATGATAAATCTGGCCAAATGATCACCAAGAATGCATACAGAGGCTCTACAATTGACGAACTGCATTTTTTGGATGGCAGATTTAAATATCACGGTTCTTTAAATTTCACGACTCAACAAATAAAACCCTATCTAGAACTGTCCATGTGGCGTCATGAGAATATATTCTACCCAGCCTGCATAAAAACTCTGAAGAATTACCTCAAAAAGAGAGGAACACAAGTCAACAGAAAAT TGAAACCGCGAGTCAGACTCATTCAGAAAGCAAACTCAGATTCTGGAGGGTTTCGTGTGAGTTGTTTGGCGACAGGATTTTACCCTCGTCACATCAACCTGACCCTGTTCAGAGATGGACAGCCTGTATCTGTTCACGAGATCACTGGAGGAGATCTGCTGCCCAATGGTGACGGGACGTACCAGATGAGGAAGAGTCTGGAGATCAGTGCagacaaacacaaatacacCTGCTCTGCCACACAATTCAGTCTGGACAACAAACTGGATATTGATTTGG AATTTGATCCTGGTGAACCATTTAAATCAGTGATTCTCCCAGTGCTGATAGTTTTGGCTCTGATGTTGGTGTTTGGAACCGGAATAGTCATATATAAATGCAGGAGGAGACCAGCAG CATCTGAAGAAAGTTATGAAACAGCATCaacacataaaacacaacagGAGGCCCGACAGATGAGTGAAACATCTTTGAACtag
- the LOC127507793 gene encoding hereditary hemochromatosis protein homolog isoform X7 — MDRILFIITILLPAASPRGSHSLWMLITYINGETQFPKLSGTFMLDDITVGYYDYETRSYVARGNTTNEEDVVDPNHLNIISNYLIAHFIERSDYLRPINHTESHVVYQVMGLCEHLDNDKSGQMITKNAYRGSTIDELHFLDGRFKYHGSLNFTTQQIKPYLELSMWRHENIFYPACIKTLKNYLKKRGTQVNRKLKPRVRLIQKANSDSGGFRVSCLATGFYPRHINLTLFRDGQPVSDHEITGGDLLPNGDGTYQMRKSLEISADEHKYTCSATQLSLDNKMDVTLEYDHGEPFKSVIPSVVMILTLMVFGAAAYAITAWKRRCAGSCRSGYSTPSSSEESLESK, encoded by the exons gttCTCACTCTCTGTGGATGCTTATAACTTACATTAATGGAGAAACACAGTTTCCTAAATTAAGTGGCACATTTATGTTGGATGACATCACAGTAGGATATTATGATTATGAGACAAGAAGCTATGTGGCAAGAGGAAATACTACAAATGAAGAAGATGTAGTGGATCCAAATCACCTCAATATCATAAGTAATTATCTGATTGCTCATTTTATTGAAAGATCAGATTATCTGAGACCCATCAACCACACAGAAA GTCATGTAGTTTATCAGGTGATGGGTCTTTGTGAACATCTTGACAATGATAAATCTGGCCAAATGATCACCAAGAATGCATACAGAGGCTCTACAATTGACGAACTGCATTTTTTGGATGGCAGATTTAAATATCACGGTTCTTTAAATTTCACGACTCAACAAATAAAACCCTATCTAGAACTGTCCATGTGGCGTCATGAGAATATATTCTACCCAGCCTGCATAAAAACTCTGAAGAATTACCTCAAAAAGAGAGGAACACAAGTCAACAGAAAAT TGAAACCGCGAGTCAGACTCATTCAGAAAGCAAACTCAGATTCTGGAGGGTTTCGTGTGAGTTGTTTGGCGACAGGATTTTACCCTCGTCACATCAACCTGACCCTGTTCAGAGATGGACAGCCTGTATCTGATCACGAGATCACTGGAGGAGATCTGCTGCCCAATGGTGACGGGACGTACCAGATGAGGAAGAGTCTGGAGATCAGTGCAGATGAACACAAATACACCTGCTCTGCCACACAACTCAGTCTGGACAACAAAATGGACGTCACTTTGG AGTATGATCACGGGGAACCATTTAAATCAGTGATTCCTTCAGTTGTGATGATTTTGACTCTGATGGTGTTTGGAGCTGCAGCATATGCTATAACTGCATGGAAAAGACGATGTGCAG GTTCATGTAGAAGTGGTTATTCTACTCCTTCTT cATCTGAAGAATCCCTGgaatctaaataa
- the LOC127507793 gene encoding hereditary hemochromatosis protein homolog isoform X6 — protein MKLLVILCVLSFPTAVFTGSHSLRFLVTYIEGETPFPTLSVLYMLDDILVGYYDSETNSYVPRGNTTNEDEEVNYISHSIKEYMRPFISAKFLGKMYNKTEGPVVLQILTLCEVLDNDKPGQMITKFAFEGSTTEEMRFIDNTLTYQGIEKPSTLYLEMYKWRHVNIGYPLCTTNLRSYLKKRGTQGKRRVKPRVRLIQKANSDSGGFRVSCLATGFYPRHINLTLFRDGQPVSVHEITGGDLLPNGDGTYQMRKSLEISADKHKYTCSATQFSLDNKLDIDLEFDPGEPFKSVILPVLIVLALMLVFGTGIVIYKCRRRPAASEESYETASTHKTQQEARQMSETSLN, from the exons ATGAAGCTATTAGTCATCCTCTGTGTGCTGTCTTTTCCAACAGCTGTTTTTACAG GTTCTCACTCCTTGCGGTTCCTCGTAACTTACATTGAAGGAGAGACGCCATTTCCTACACTTAGTGTTTTATATATGTTGGATGACATTTTAGTTGGATATTATGATTCAGAGACGAACAGCTATGTTCCAAGAGGAAATACTACAAATGAAGATGAGGAGGTTAATTACATAAGTCATAGCATAAAGGAATATATGCGTCcttttatttcagcaaaattttTAGGAAAAATGTATAACAAAACAGAAG GTCCTGTAGTCTTACAGATACTGACTCTGTGTGAAGTGTTGGACAATGACAAACCTGGGCAAATGATCACTAAGTTTGCTTTTGAAGGCTCCACTACAGAAGAAATGCGTTTTATTGATAACACATTGACATATCAAGGCATAGAAAAACCATCAACACTATATCTGGAGATGTACAAATGGCGCCATGTAAATATAGGTTACCCACTCTGCACAACGAATCTCAGGAGTTACCTTAAAAAGAGAGGAACTCAAGGGAAGAGGAGAG TGAAACCGCGAGTCAGACTCATTCAGAAAGCAAACTCAGATTCTGGAGGGTTTCGTGTGAGTTGTTTGGCGACAGGATTTTACCCTCGTCACATCAACCTGACCCTGTTCAGAGATGGACAGCCTGTATCTGTTCACGAGATCACTGGAGGAGATCTGCTGCCCAATGGTGACGGGACGTACCAGATGAGGAAGAGTCTGGAGATCAGTGCagacaaacacaaatacacCTGCTCTGCCACACAATTCAGTCTGGACAACAAACTGGATATTGATTTGG AATTTGATCCTGGTGAACCATTTAAATCAGTGATTCTCCCAGTGCTGATAGTTTTGGCTCTGATGTTGGTGTTTGGAACCGGAATAGTCATATATAAATGCAGGAGGAGACCAGCAG CATCTGAAGAAAGTTATGAAACAGCATCaacacataaaacacaacagGAGGCCCGACAGATGAGTGAAACATCTTTGAACtag
- the LOC127507793 gene encoding major histocompatibility complex class I-related gene protein-like isoform X1, translated as MDRILFIITILLPAASPRGSHSLWMLITYINGETQFPKLSGTFMLDDITVGYYDYETRSYVARGNTTNEEDVVDPNHLNIISNYLIAHFIERSDYLRPINHTESHVVYQVMGLCEHLDNDKSGQMITKNAYRGSTIDELHFLDGRFKYHGSLNFTTQQIKPYLELSMWRHENIFYPACIKTLKNYLKKRGTQVNRKLKPRVRLIQKANSDSGGFRVSCLATGFYPRHINLTLFRDGQPVSVHEITGGDLLPNGDGTYQMRKSLEISADKHKYTCSATQFSLDNKLDIDLEFDPGEPFKSVILPVLIVLALMLVFGTGIVIYKCRRRPAASEESYETASTHKTQQEARQMSETSLN; from the exons ATGGACAGAATTCTTTTCATTATCACCATTTTACTTCCAGCAGCTTCACCAAGAG gttCTCACTCTCTGTGGATGCTTATAACTTACATTAATGGAGAAACACAGTTTCCTAAATTAAGTGGCACATTTATGTTGGATGACATCACAGTAGGATATTATGATTATGAGACAAGAAGCTATGTGGCAAGAGGAAATACTACAAATGAAGAAGATGTAGTGGATCCAAATCACCTCAATATCATAAGTAATTATCTGATTGCTCATTTTATTGAAAGATCAGATTATCTGAGACCCATCAACCACACAGAAA GTCATGTAGTTTATCAGGTGATGGGTCTTTGTGAACATCTTGACAATGATAAATCTGGCCAAATGATCACCAAGAATGCATACAGAGGCTCTACAATTGACGAACTGCATTTTTTGGATGGCAGATTTAAATATCACGGTTCTTTAAATTTCACGACTCAACAAATAAAACCCTATCTAGAACTGTCCATGTGGCGTCATGAGAATATATTCTACCCAGCCTGCATAAAAACTCTGAAGAATTACCTCAAAAAGAGAGGAACACAAGTCAACAGAAAAT TGAAACCGCGAGTCAGACTCATTCAGAAAGCAAACTCAGATTCTGGAGGGTTTCGTGTGAGTTGTTTGGCGACAGGATTTTACCCTCGTCACATCAACCTGACCCTGTTCAGAGATGGACAGCCTGTATCTGTTCACGAGATCACTGGAGGAGATCTGCTGCCCAATGGTGACGGGACGTACCAGATGAGGAAGAGTCTGGAGATCAGTGCagacaaacacaaatacacCTGCTCTGCCACACAATTCAGTCTGGACAACAAACTGGATATTGATTTGG AATTTGATCCTGGTGAACCATTTAAATCAGTGATTCTCCCAGTGCTGATAGTTTTGGCTCTGATGTTGGTGTTTGGAACCGGAATAGTCATATATAAATGCAGGAGGAGACCAGCAG CATCTGAAGAAAGTTATGAAACAGCATCaacacataaaacacaacagGAGGCCCGACAGATGAGTGAAACATCTTTGAACtag
- the LOC127507793 gene encoding hereditary hemochromatosis protein homolog isoform X5, producing MDRILFIITILLPAASPRGSHSLWMLITYINGETQFPKLSGTFMLDDITVGYYDYETRSYVARGNTTNEEDVVDPNHLNIISNYLIAHFIERSDYLRPINHTESHVVYQVLGLCEQRDDKRTQMITKSAFRGSTTDELRFFDGKFTYQGTLNYTAIEIKPYLELSMWRLETVYYPACIKTLQSYLKKRGTQVKRKVKPRVRLIQKTNSDSGGFRVSCLATGFYPRHMNLTLLRDGQPVSDHEITGGDLLPNGDGTYQMRKSLEISADEHKYTCSAIHLSLDNKMDVTLEFDPGEPFKSVILPVLIVLVLMLMFGTGAVIYKCRKRRAVSSSNCDYSAASKSEENMEPSSRS from the exons ATGGACAGAATTCTTTTCATTATCACCATTTTACTTCCAGCAGCTTCACCAAGAG gttCTCACTCTCTGTGGATGCTTATAACTTACATTAATGGAGAAACACAGTTTCCTAAATTAAGTGGCACATTTATGTTGGATGACATCACAGTAGGATATTATGATTATGAGACAAGAAGCTATGTGGCAAGAGGAAATACTACAAATGAAGAAGATGTAGTGGATCCAAATCACCTCAATATCATAAGTAATTATCTGATTGCTCATTTTATTGAAAGATCAGATTATCTGAGACCCATCAACCACACAGAAA GTCATGTAGTTTATCAGGTGCTGGGTCTTTGTGAACAGAGAGATGATAAACGTACACAAATGATCACCAAAAGTGCTTTTAGAGGCTCTACGACTGACGAACTGCGTTTTTTTGATGGCAAATTCACATATCAGGGTACTTTAAATTACACAGCAATAGAAATAAAACCCTATTTAGAACTGTCCATGTGGCGTCTTGAGACGGTATACTACCCAGCCTGCATAAAAACCCTGCAGAGTTACCTTAAAAAGAGAGGAACTCAAGTAAAAAGAAAAG TGAAACCCAGAGTCAgactgattcagaaaacaaattCAGATTCTGGTGGGTTTCGTGTGAGTTGTTTGGCTACAGGATTTTACCCTCGTCACATGAACCTGACTCTGTTAAGAGATGGACAGCCTGTATCTGATCATGAGATCACTGGAGGAGATCTGCTGCCCAATGGTGACGGGACGTACCAGATGAGGAAGAGTCTGGAGATCAGTGCAGATGAACACAAATACACCTGCTCTGCCATACACCTCAGTCTGGACAACAAAATGGATGTCACTTTGG AATTTGATCCTGGTGAACCATTTAAATCAGTGATTCTCCCAGTGCTGATAGTTTTGGTTCTGATGTTGATGTTTGGGACTGGAGCCGTCATATATAAATGCAGGAAGAGACGAGCAG TGTCTTCATCAAACTGTGATTATTCTGCTGCTTCTA AATCTGAAGAAAACATGGAACCATCATCCAGAAGTTAA
- the LOC127507793 gene encoding major histocompatibility complex class I-related gene protein-like isoform X8, giving the protein MDRILFIITILLPAASPRGSHSLWMLITYINGETQFPKLSGTFMLDDITVGYYDYETRSYVARGNTTNEEDVVDPNHLNIISNYLIAHFIERSDYLRPINHTESHVVYQVMGLCEHLDNDKSGQMITKNAYRGSTIDELHFLDGRFKYHGSLNFTTQQIKPYLELSMWRHENIFYPACIKTLKNYLKKRGTQVNRKLKPRVRLIQKANSDSGGFRVSCLATGFYPRHINLTLFRDGQPVSVHEITGGDLLPNGDGTYQMRKSLEISADKHKYTCSATQFSLDNKLDIDLEFDPGEPFKSVILPVLIVLALMLVFGTGIVIYKCRRRPAGFI; this is encoded by the exons ATGGACAGAATTCTTTTCATTATCACCATTTTACTTCCAGCAGCTTCACCAAGAG gttCTCACTCTCTGTGGATGCTTATAACTTACATTAATGGAGAAACACAGTTTCCTAAATTAAGTGGCACATTTATGTTGGATGACATCACAGTAGGATATTATGATTATGAGACAAGAAGCTATGTGGCAAGAGGAAATACTACAAATGAAGAAGATGTAGTGGATCCAAATCACCTCAATATCATAAGTAATTATCTGATTGCTCATTTTATTGAAAGATCAGATTATCTGAGACCCATCAACCACACAGAAA GTCATGTAGTTTATCAGGTGATGGGTCTTTGTGAACATCTTGACAATGATAAATCTGGCCAAATGATCACCAAGAATGCATACAGAGGCTCTACAATTGACGAACTGCATTTTTTGGATGGCAGATTTAAATATCACGGTTCTTTAAATTTCACGACTCAACAAATAAAACCCTATCTAGAACTGTCCATGTGGCGTCATGAGAATATATTCTACCCAGCCTGCATAAAAACTCTGAAGAATTACCTCAAAAAGAGAGGAACACAAGTCAACAGAAAAT TGAAACCGCGAGTCAGACTCATTCAGAAAGCAAACTCAGATTCTGGAGGGTTTCGTGTGAGTTGTTTGGCGACAGGATTTTACCCTCGTCACATCAACCTGACCCTGTTCAGAGATGGACAGCCTGTATCTGTTCACGAGATCACTGGAGGAGATCTGCTGCCCAATGGTGACGGGACGTACCAGATGAGGAAGAGTCTGGAGATCAGTGCagacaaacacaaatacacCTGCTCTGCCACACAATTCAGTCTGGACAACAAACTGGATATTGATTTGG AATTTGATCCTGGTGAACCATTTAAATCAGTGATTCTCCCAGTGCTGATAGTTTTGGCTCTGATGTTGGTGTTTGGAACCGGAATAGTCATATATAAATGCAGGAGGAGACCAGCAG GCTTCATCTAA
- the LOC127507793 gene encoding hereditary hemochromatosis protein homolog isoform X4 gives MNTSYVLACLLLVPTSVLTGSHSLMLLITYIKGETPFPVFSVIFVLDDITVGYYNSETKIYVARGNTTNEDDVVDPNHLSTISDYLRVHLMRRSNHLRPANNTESHVVYQVLGLCEQRDDKRTQMITKSAFRGSTTDELRFFDGKFTYQGTLNYTAIEIKPYLELSMWRLETVYYPACIKTLQSYLKKRGTQVKRKVKPRVRLIQKTNSDSGGFRVSCLATGFYPRHMNLTLLRDGQPVSDHEITGGDLLPNGDGTYQMRKSLEISADEHKYTCSAIHLSLDNKMDVTLEFDPGEPFKSVILPVLIVLVLMLMFGTGAVIYKCRKRRAVSSSNCDYSAASKSEENMEPSSRS, from the exons ATGAACACATCCTATGTTCTTGCGTGTTTGCTTTTAGTTCCAACATCTGTTTTAACAG GTTCTCACTCTTTAATGTTGCTTATCACATACATTAAAGGAGAAACACCATTTCCTGTATTTAGTGTCATATTTGTGTTGGATGACATCACAGTAGGATATTATAATTCAGAGACAAAGATCTATGTCGCAAGAGGAAATACTACAAATGAAGATGATGTAGTGGATCCAAATCACCTCAGTACTATAAGTGACTATCTACGTGTTCATTTAATGAGAAGATCAAATCATCTGAGACCTGCCAACAACACAGAAA GTCATGTAGTTTATCAGGTGCTGGGTCTTTGTGAACAGAGAGATGATAAACGTACACAAATGATCACCAAAAGTGCTTTTAGAGGCTCTACGACTGACGAACTGCGTTTTTTTGATGGCAAATTCACATATCAGGGTACTTTAAATTACACAGCAATAGAAATAAAACCCTATTTAGAACTGTCCATGTGGCGTCTTGAGACGGTATACTACCCAGCCTGCATAAAAACCCTGCAGAGTTACCTTAAAAAGAGAGGAACTCAAGTAAAAAGAAAAG TGAAACCCAGAGTCAgactgattcagaaaacaaattCAGATTCTGGTGGGTTTCGTGTGAGTTGTTTGGCTACAGGATTTTACCCTCGTCACATGAACCTGACTCTGTTAAGAGATGGACAGCCTGTATCTGATCATGAGATCACTGGAGGAGATCTGCTGCCCAATGGTGACGGGACGTACCAGATGAGGAAGAGTCTGGAGATCAGTGCAGATGAACACAAATACACCTGCTCTGCCATACACCTCAGTCTGGACAACAAAATGGATGTCACTTTGG AATTTGATCCTGGTGAACCATTTAAATCAGTGATTCTCCCAGTGCTGATAGTTTTGGTTCTGATGTTGATGTTTGGGACTGGAGCCGTCATATATAAATGCAGGAAGAGACGAGCAG TGTCTTCATCAAACTGTGATTATTCTGCTGCTTCTA AATCTGAAGAAAACATGGAACCATCATCCAGAAGTTAA